Proteins from a single region of Corylus avellana chromosome ca11, CavTom2PMs-1.0:
- the LOC132166468 gene encoding peroxidase 25-like: MVQMEAMWFSFLVILVVISPVESQLKTGFYSSSCPRAEAIVRSTVETHFNRDPTIAAGLLRLHFHDCFVQGCDGSVLITGSSAERNAQPNLGLRGFEAIDDAKSQLEALCPGVVSCADILALAARDSVDLSDGPSWQVPTGRRDGRVSLSSQASNLPSPLDPVSIQRQKFTAKGLDDHDLVTLVGAHTIGQTDCSFFRYRLYNFTATGNSDPTINQAFLAQLKALCPKDGDGSKRVALDKDSQVKFDVSFFKNVRDGNAVLESDQRLWGDEATRSVVQNYAGSIRGLLGITFDNDFPKAMIKMSSIEVKTTDAQGEIRKLCSKFN, translated from the exons atgGTGCAAATGGAAGCCATGTGGTTTTCTTTCCTTGTGATTTTAGTGGTGATTTCACCTGTTGAAAGCCAGCTGAAAACTGGGTTTTATTCTTCTTCCTGCCCAAGAGCCGAGGCCATAGTGAGATCCACCGTTGAAACACACTTCAACAGAGACCCCACGATTGCTGCTGGCTTGCTCAGGCTTCACTTCCATGATTGCTTTGTTCAG GGGTGTGATGGTTCGGTGTTGATCACGGGGTCTTCTGCTGAGAGGAATGCACAGCCAAACCTTGGGTTAAGAGGGTTTGAAGCAATCGATGATGCAAAATCACAGCTAGAGGCCTTGTGCCCTGGCGTGGTTTCATGCGCCGACATACTTGCACTTGCTGCTCGTGATTCTGTGGACTTG AGTGATGGTCCAAGTTGGCAAGTGCCCACCGGAAGGAGAGATGGCAGGGTATCTTTGTCTTCCCAAGCCTCAAATTTACCTTCTCCTCTTGATCCTGTCTCTATCCAGAGGCAAAAATTCACTGCTAAAGGCCTTGACGATCATGATCTTGTCACATTAGttg GTGCGCACACCATAGGACAAACGGACTGTTCATTCTTCCGGTACCGTTTATACAACTTCACGGCCACCGGCAACTCCGACCCGACCATAAACCAAGCATTTCTGGCCCAGCTTAAAGCCCTCTGCCCCAAAGATGGCGATGGCTCAAAACGCGTCGCGTTAGACAAAGACAGCCAGGTGAAGTTCGACGTGAGTTTCTTCAAGAACGTGCGTGACGGCAACGCAGTTCTGGAGTCGGACCAGAGGCTCTGGGGAGACGAAGCAACGCGTAGCGTGGTGCAGAATTATGCGGGGAGCATCAGGGGATTGCTGGGGATAAcatttgataatgattttccAAAGGCTATGATTAAGATGAGTAGCATTGAGGTGAAGACGACAGATGCACAGGGGGAGATTAGGAAACTCTGTTCCAAGTTTAATTGA
- the LOC132166330 gene encoding peroxidase 25-like, with amino-acid sequence MVQMEAMWFAFLVILVVISPVESQLKTGFYSSSCPRAEAIVRSTVETHFNRDPTIAAGLLRLHFHDCFVQGCDGSVLITGSSAERNALPNLGLRGFEAIDDAKSQLEALCPGVVSCADILALAARDSVDLTNGPSWQVPTGRRDGKVSLSSQASNLPSPLDPVSVQRQKFAAKGLDDHDLVTLVGAHTIGQTDCLFFRYRLYNFTATGNSDPTINQAFLAQLKALCPKDGDGSKRVALDKDSQAKFDVSFFKNVRDGNAVLESDQRLWGDDATRSVVQNYAGSIRGLLGIRFDNDFPKAMIKMSSIEVKTTDAQGEIRQLCSKFN; translated from the exons ATGGTGCAAATGGAAGCCATGTGGTTTGCTTTCCTTGTGATTTTAGTGGTGATTTCACCTGTTGAAAGCCAGCTGAAAACTGGGTTCTATTCTTCTTCCTGCCCAAGAGCCGAGGCCATAGTGAGATCCACCGTTGAAACACACTTCAACAGAGACCCCACGATTGCTGCTGGCTTGCTAAGGCTTCACTTCCATGATTGCTTTGTTCAG GGGTGTGATGGTTCGGTGTTGATCACGGGGTCTTCTGCTGAGAGGAATGCACTGCCAAACCTTGGGTTAAGAGGGTTTGAAGCAATCGATGATGCAAAATCACAGCTGGAGGCCTTGTGCCCTGGCGTGGTTTCATGCGCCGACATACTTGCACTTGCTGCTCGCGATTCTGTGGACTTG ACCAATGGTCCAAGTTGGCAAGTGCCCACCGGAAGAAGAGATGGCAAGGTATCTTTGTCTTCCCAAGCCTCAAATTTACCTTCTCCTCTTGATCCTGTCTCTGTCCAGAGGCAAAAATTCGCTGCTAAAGGCCTTGACGATCATGATCTTGTCACATTAGttg GTGCGCACACCATAGGACAAACAGACTGTTTATTCTTTCGGTACCGTTTATACAACTTCACGGCCACCGGCAACTCCGACCCCACCATAAACCAAGCATTTCTGGCGCAGCTTAAAGCCCTCTGCCCCAAAGATGGCGATGGCTCAAAACGCGTCGCGTTAGACAAAGACAGCCAGGCGAAGTTCGACGTGAGTTTCTTCAAGAACGTGCGTGACGGCAACGCAGTTCTGGAGTCGGACCAGAGGCTCTGGGGAGACGATGCAACGCGTAGCGTGGTGCAGAATTATGCGGGGAGCATCAGGGGATTGCTGGGGATACGATTCGATAATGATTTTCCAAAGGCTATGATTAAGATGAGTAGCATTGAGGTGAAGACGACAGATGCACAGGGGGAGATTAGGCAATTGTGTTCCAAGTTTAATTGA